From the genome of Pantoea alfalfae, one region includes:
- the rssB gene encoding two-component system response regulator RssB — translation MEKPLLGKKILIVEDEAVFRSLLDQFLLSMGAVTLQAEDGLEAIAQLQQHTVDLIICDLEMPRMSGIQFVEHIRTRGNVVPILIISATENMSDIAHVLRLGVQDVLLKPLKNFERFREAVYECLYPSMFTSKVEEDEQLFQDWDALVRDPKAAAKLLKQLQPPVQQTIANCRINYRQLTMAEQPGLVLDIAALSDKDLAFYCLDVTRAGDNGVLAALLLRALFNGLLQEQLTGQKQRLPELNGLLRQVNLLLRQANLSGQFPLLVGYYHRGLKNLILVSAGLNATLHVHAHQIQLSNGVPLGTMGSTHLNQISQRADNWQCHVWGAGGRIRLMLSTEE, via the coding sequence ATGGAAAAACCACTACTCGGCAAAAAGATACTCATTGTCGAAGATGAGGCTGTTTTCCGTTCGTTGCTGGACCAATTTTTGTTATCGATGGGTGCTGTGACGTTACAAGCGGAAGATGGTCTGGAAGCAATTGCACAACTACAACAGCATACTGTCGACCTGATTATCTGCGATCTGGAAATGCCCCGTATGAGTGGCATCCAGTTTGTTGAACATATTCGTACCCGTGGCAATGTCGTGCCGATATTGATCATCTCGGCCACTGAAAACATGTCTGATATCGCTCATGTGCTGCGTCTTGGGGTGCAGGATGTGCTGCTTAAGCCACTCAAAAACTTCGAACGCTTCCGTGAAGCGGTTTATGAGTGCCTTTATCCCTCAATGTTCACCTCAAAAGTGGAGGAGGATGAGCAGCTTTTCCAGGACTGGGATGCGCTGGTTCGCGATCCAAAAGCAGCCGCCAAGCTGCTCAAGCAACTTCAGCCGCCGGTACAGCAGACCATTGCCAACTGCCGGATTAACTATCGCCAGTTGACGATGGCCGAGCAGCCTGGTCTGGTACTTGATATCGCGGCACTCTCCGACAAAGATCTGGCGTTTTACTGTCTCGATGTGACGCGCGCCGGTGATAACGGCGTGCTGGCGGCACTGCTGCTGCGCGCACTGTTTAATGGCCTGCTGCAGGAGCAGCTCACGGGCCAAAAACAACGTCTTCCGGAGCTGAATGGACTACTCAGACAGGTCAATCTGCTGCTGCGTCAGGCGAACCTGAGCGGTCAGTTCCCGCTACTGGTTGGTTACTATCATCGCGGTTTAAAAAATCTGATTCTGGTTTCGGCCGGATTAAACGCCACACTACATGTGCATGCCCATCAGATTCAGCTCAGTAATGGTGTCCCGCTTGGCACTATGGGCAGCACCCATCTTAATCAAATCAGTCAGCGCGCAGATAACTGGCAGTGCCACGTATGGGGCGCGGGTGGTCGCATCCGGCTGATGCTGTCTACAGAAGAGTAA
- the galU gene encoding UTP--glucose-1-phosphate uridylyltransferase GalU: MSANNTKVKKAVIPVAGLGTRMLPATKAIPKEMLPLVDKPLIQYVVNECIAAGINEIVLVTHSSKNAIENHFDTSFELESMLEKRVKRQLLDEIQSICPPHVTIMQVRQGIAKGLGHAVMCAHPLIGDEPFAVILPDVIIDEYESNPTKDNLAEMLSRYEESGRSQIMVEPVDDVTAYGVVDCQGAELNPGDSAPMVGVVEKPKASESPSNLAVVGRYVLSSDIWPLLAKTPPGAGGEVQLTDSIAMLMEKETVEAYHLKGVSHDCGNKLGYMQAFVEYGVRHPVLGKDFSEWLDGAVGNKK, translated from the coding sequence ATGTCTGCCAATAATACCAAAGTAAAAAAAGCGGTAATCCCGGTAGCGGGTTTGGGTACGCGTATGCTCCCGGCTACCAAAGCGATTCCAAAAGAGATGTTACCGCTGGTTGATAAGCCGTTAATCCAGTATGTCGTCAACGAGTGTATCGCTGCTGGCATCAACGAAATTGTGCTGGTTACGCATTCATCAAAAAATGCCATCGAAAACCATTTTGATACCAGCTTCGAACTGGAATCAATGCTGGAAAAACGCGTTAAGCGTCAGCTGCTGGATGAAATCCAGTCAATCTGCCCGCCACACGTTACCATCATGCAGGTCCGTCAGGGCATCGCTAAAGGTCTGGGTCACGCTGTGATGTGTGCACACCCGCTGATCGGTGATGAGCCATTTGCGGTCATCCTGCCAGACGTCATCATCGACGAATATGAATCCAACCCAACCAAAGATAACCTGGCAGAAATGCTGAGCCGTTATGAAGAGTCTGGCCGCAGCCAGATCATGGTTGAGCCGGTTGACGATGTTACCGCGTACGGTGTTGTTGATTGCCAGGGCGCAGAACTGAACCCAGGCGACAGCGCACCTATGGTTGGTGTGGTTGAAAAGCCTAAAGCGTCAGAGTCACCATCAAATCTGGCCGTTGTAGGTCGCTATGTGCTGTCTTCAGACATCTGGCCACTGCTGGCGAAAACTCCTCCAGGTGCAGGCGGCGAAGTTCAGCTGACTGACTCCATTGCGATGCTGATGGAAAAAGAGACGGTTGAAGCTTATCACCTGAAAGGCGTGAGCCATGACTGTGGTAATAAGCTGGGCTACATGCAGGCTTTCGTTGAGTACGGTGTTCGTCATCCGGTATTGGGCAAAGATTTCTCTGAATGGCTCGATGGCGCAGTTGGCAACAAAAAGTAA
- a CDS encoding UDP-glucose dehydrogenase family protein has product MKVTVFGIGYVGLVQAAVLAEVGHDVLCIDVDANKVENLKKGIIPIFEPGLTPLVMSNYEAGRLKFSTDAEQGVNHGVMQFIAVGTPPDEDGSADLKYVTAVARTIAQHMNDHKVVIDKSTVPVGTADKVRAVMTEALKARDANITFDVVSNPEFLKEGAAVNDCMRPERIVVGTDNDDVVELLRELYEPFNRNHDRMIMMDIRSAELTKYAANCMLATKISFMNEMSNLAERLGADIEKVRQGIGSDPRIGYHFIYPGCGYGGSCFPKDVQALIRTAESIGYQPRLLQAVEDVNDNQKNKLPTFIKRHFGDDLKGKTFALWGLSFKPNTDDMREASSRVLMETLWEAGASVQAFDPEAMDEAQRIYGHRSDLKLMGTKEAALQGADGLVICTEWQNFRAPDFDVIKNALKEAVIFDGRNLYDPERISKRGFVYYAIGRGASIQTA; this is encoded by the coding sequence ATGAAAGTCACTGTATTTGGTATCGGCTATGTCGGTCTGGTTCAGGCTGCGGTGTTAGCCGAAGTCGGACATGACGTTCTCTGCATTGATGTCGACGCTAATAAAGTCGAAAATCTGAAAAAAGGCATCATTCCTATTTTCGAACCAGGTTTAACACCGCTGGTAATGTCCAATTACGAAGCGGGTCGTCTTAAGTTCAGCACCGATGCTGAGCAGGGCGTAAACCATGGTGTTATGCAGTTTATTGCAGTCGGTACTCCACCGGATGAAGACGGCTCTGCCGATCTGAAATATGTGACCGCCGTAGCGCGCACTATTGCGCAGCATATGAACGATCACAAGGTGGTTATCGACAAATCAACCGTTCCGGTTGGCACAGCAGACAAAGTTCGTGCAGTAATGACGGAAGCGCTGAAAGCGCGTGACGCCAACATCACCTTCGATGTGGTTTCAAACCCGGAATTCCTGAAAGAGGGTGCAGCAGTTAATGACTGTATGCGTCCGGAGCGTATTGTTGTCGGTACTGACAACGACGACGTGGTAGAACTGTTACGCGAGCTCTATGAGCCGTTTAACCGTAATCACGATCGCATGATCATGATGGATATCCGCAGCGCGGAGCTGACCAAGTATGCCGCAAACTGCATGCTGGCAACCAAAATCAGCTTTATGAACGAGATGTCTAACCTGGCTGAACGTTTAGGTGCGGATATTGAGAAAGTACGTCAGGGTATCGGTTCTGATCCCCGCATTGGCTATCACTTTATCTATCCTGGCTGTGGCTACGGCGGCTCCTGCTTCCCGAAAGATGTGCAGGCGTTAATCCGTACCGCTGAGTCCATTGGCTATCAGCCACGTCTTTTGCAGGCGGTGGAAGATGTGAATGACAACCAGAAAAACAAGCTGCCTACCTTTATCAAGCGTCATTTTGGTGACGATCTGAAAGGTAAGACGTTTGCACTCTGGGGTCTGTCATTTAAGCCGAACACTGACGATATGCGTGAAGCCTCCAGTCGTGTGCTGATGGAAACGCTGTGGGAAGCGGGCGCATCTGTTCAGGCGTTTGACCCTGAAGCAATGGATGAAGCGCAGCGCATCTATGGTCACCGCAGCGATCTGAAGCTGATGGGTACCAAAGAAGCCGCACTGCAGGGCGCAGACGGTCTGGTCATCTGTACGGAGTGGCAAAATTTCCGTGCGCCTGACTTCGACGTTATCAAAAATGCACTGAAAGAAGCCGTGATTTTTGATGGTCGTAACCTGTATGATCCAGAGCGTATCAGCAAACGCGGTTTCGTTTATTATGCAATCGGCCGCGGAGCGTCTATTCAAACTGCATAA
- a CDS encoding NAD-dependent epimerase — MNFLVTGAAGFIGFHVSQRLLAAGHQVVGIDNLNDYYDVNLKHARLNLIKADSGFTFIEMDLADRDAMASLFDQHTFQRVIHLGAQAGVRYSIENPHAYADSNLIGHLNILEGCRHHKIEHLLYASSSSVYGLNRKMPFSTEDSVDHPVSLYAATKKANELMSHTYSHLYQLPTTGLRFFTVYGPWGRPDMALFKFTRAMIAGEAIDVYNQGQMKRDFTYIDDIAEAIVRLQDVIPQQDDNWTVETGSPATSSAPYRVYNIGNSQPVTLMNYIEAIEKALGITAKKNLMPMQPGDVLETSADTEALYKAIGFKPQTGVEEGVKNFVDWYRDFYRV, encoded by the coding sequence ATGAACTTTCTGGTCACCGGCGCCGCAGGCTTTATTGGTTTTCATGTCAGTCAGCGTCTGCTGGCCGCCGGTCACCAGGTTGTCGGTATCGACAACCTGAATGATTATTACGACGTAAATCTCAAGCATGCCCGTCTCAATTTAATTAAAGCCGATTCTGGTTTTACATTTATTGAGATGGATCTGGCGGACCGTGACGCAATGGCGTCACTGTTCGACCAGCACACATTCCAGCGAGTTATTCACCTTGGCGCTCAGGCTGGCGTCAGGTACTCCATTGAAAATCCCCATGCCTACGCAGACTCGAATCTGATCGGTCACCTCAATATCCTTGAAGGCTGTCGTCATCATAAAATTGAACATCTGCTCTATGCCTCATCCAGTTCAGTTTATGGCCTGAATCGCAAAATGCCGTTCTCAACCGAAGATAGCGTTGATCATCCGGTTTCTTTATATGCGGCGACTAAAAAAGCTAACGAGTTAATGTCGCACACTTACTCGCATCTTTATCAGCTGCCGACGACCGGATTGCGCTTCTTTACCGTTTACGGTCCCTGGGGCCGTCCTGATATGGCACTCTTTAAGTTCACCCGGGCAATGATTGCAGGTGAAGCGATAGATGTTTATAACCAGGGCCAGATGAAACGCGACTTTACCTATATTGACGATATTGCTGAAGCGATTGTACGTCTGCAGGATGTTATTCCGCAGCAGGATGATAACTGGACTGTTGAAACCGGTTCACCTGCAACCAGCTCTGCGCCTTATCGGGTTTATAATATTGGTAACAGTCAGCCGGTTACCTTGATGAACTATATCGAAGCGATTGAGAAAGCGTTGGGGATTACGGCGAAGAAAAACCTGATGCCAATGCAGCCCGGTGATGTGCTGGAAACCAGTGCGGATACCGAAGCGCTGTATAAGGCCATTGGTTTTAAACCGCAGACCGGGGTCGAAGAGGGCGTTAAAAATTTCGTTGACTGGTATCGCGATTTCTACCGCGTCTGA
- the hns gene encoding histone-like nucleoid-structuring protein H-NS, with the protein MSEALKVLNNIRTLRAQAREYSVETLEEMLEKLDVVVKERREEESHFQAENEERTRKLNQYREMLLADGIDPNELINTLTATHRVAAKGKRSVRPAKYGYTDEKGESRTWTGQGRTPAVIKKALEEQGKTLDDFLL; encoded by the coding sequence ATGAGCGAAGCACTAAAAGTTCTTAATAATATCCGTACGCTGCGCGCCCAGGCCAGAGAGTATTCCGTCGAAACACTGGAAGAGATGCTGGAAAAACTGGACGTGGTGGTAAAAGAACGCCGCGAAGAAGAGTCACATTTTCAGGCAGAAAATGAAGAACGCACGCGTAAGCTTAATCAGTATCGTGAAATGCTGCTGGCAGATGGAATCGACCCGAATGAACTGATTAACACGCTGACCGCCACTCACCGGGTTGCGGCAAAAGGTAAACGCTCAGTGCGCCCGGCCAAATATGGTTATACCGATGAAAAAGGCGAGTCCAGAACCTGGACAGGTCAGGGACGGACACCGGCCGTGATTAAAAAAGCGCTGGAAGAACAGGGTAAAACGCTGGACGATTTTTTACTGTAA
- the tdk gene encoding thymidine kinase, with translation MAQLYFYYSAMNAGKSTALLQSSYNYQERGMRSLVYTAEIDNRFGAGQVSSRIGLSSPAMLYNAETALYSDIAAEHAAQPIHCVLVDESQFLTREQVKALSDVVDDLDIPVLCYGLRTDFRGELFVGSQYLLAWADKLVELKTICHCGRKASMVLRLDSEGKPFSEGEQVVIGGNERYISVCRKHYKQAIEQGSLQAIHGAQTPLN, from the coding sequence ATGGCTCAACTCTATTTTTATTACTCTGCCATGAATGCAGGGAAATCGACGGCACTGCTGCAATCCTCCTATAACTATCAGGAGCGCGGCATGCGCTCGCTGGTCTATACCGCTGAAATCGATAACCGGTTTGGTGCCGGGCAGGTGAGTTCCCGTATCGGACTTTCGTCACCGGCCATGCTCTACAATGCTGAAACCGCACTCTATAGTGACATTGCCGCCGAGCATGCCGCGCAGCCAATCCACTGTGTGCTGGTTGATGAGAGTCAGTTCCTGACCCGGGAGCAGGTTAAAGCACTCTCTGATGTCGTAGACGATCTGGATATTCCGGTGCTCTGCTATGGCCTGAGAACCGACTTTCGCGGTGAACTGTTTGTGGGCAGTCAGTATCTGCTGGCATGGGCTGACAAGCTGGTTGAATTAAAAACCATTTGTCATTGTGGCCGCAAGGCGAGCATGGTGCTGCGACTGGATAGCGAGGGTAAACCTTTCAGCGAAGGCGAGCAGGTGGTCATTGGCGGTAACGAACGCTATATCTCCGTCTGCCGTAAGCATTATAAACAGGCGATAGAGCAGGGGTCGTTACAGGCGATTCATGGCGCACAGACTCCGCTGAATTAA
- the adhE gene encoding bifunctional acetaldehyde-CoA/alcohol dehydrogenase, whose protein sequence is MAVTNVAELNALVERVKKAQREYANFSQQQVDAIFRAAALAAADARIPLAKMAVAESGMGIVEDKVIKNHFASEYIYNAYKDEKTCGVLATDDTFGTITIAEPIGLICGIVPTTNPTSTAIFKALISLKTRNGIIFSPHPRAKDATNKAADIVLQAAIAAGAPKDIIGWIDAPSVELSNQLMHHPDINLILATGGPGMVKAAYSSGKPAIGVGAGNTPVVIDETADVKRAVASILMSKTFDNGVICASEQSVIVVDSVYDAVRERFASHGGYMLQGAELSAVQNIILKNGGLNAAIVGQPAFKIAEMAGLTVPPSTKILIGEVKLVDESEPFAHEKLSPTLAMYRAKDFQDAVDKAEKLVAMGGIGHTSCLYTDQDNQTERVHYFGDKMKTARILINTPASQGGIGDLYNFKLAPSLTLGCGSWGGNSISENVGPKHLINTKTVAKRAENMLWHKLPKSIYFRRGSLPIALEEVATDGAKRAFIVTDRFLFNNGYADQVTRVLKSHGIETEVFFEVEADPTLSIVRKGAEQMNSFKPDVIIALGGGSPMDAAKIMWVMYEHPETHFEELALRFMDIRKRIYKFPKMGVKARMVAITTTSGTGSEVTPFAVVTDDATGQKYPLADYALTPDMAIVDANLVMDMPRSLCAFGGLDAVTHALEAYVSVLANEYSDGQALQALKLLKENLPASYAEGAKNPVARERVHNAATIAGIAFANAFLGVCHSMAHKLGSEFHIPHGLANALLISNVIRYNANDNPTKQTAFSQYDRPQARRRYAEIADHLGLSAPGDRTAQKIEKLLVWLDEIKTELGIPTSIREAGVQEADFLAKVDKLADDAFDDQCTGANPRYPLIAELKQIMLDTYYGREFVEPFSSVAEAVSEQPVKGVKVDKKVKKV, encoded by the coding sequence ATGGCCGTAACCAATGTCGCTGAACTCAATGCACTGGTCGAACGTGTAAAAAAAGCCCAGCGTGAATATGCCAACTTTTCTCAACAACAGGTCGACGCCATCTTCCGTGCCGCCGCCCTTGCCGCCGCTGACGCCAGAATCCCGCTAGCCAAGATGGCCGTTGCCGAATCCGGTATGGGCATCGTCGAAGACAAGGTCATTAAAAACCACTTTGCTTCCGAGTATATCTACAACGCCTATAAAGATGAAAAAACCTGTGGTGTATTAGCCACTGACGATACGTTCGGTACGATTACCATCGCCGAGCCGATTGGCCTGATTTGCGGTATCGTCCCGACAACCAACCCAACGTCAACCGCCATCTTTAAAGCATTAATCAGTCTTAAAACCCGTAACGGCATTATCTTTTCGCCACACCCTCGCGCCAAAGATGCGACAAACAAAGCTGCCGATATTGTCTTGCAGGCCGCCATTGCTGCCGGTGCGCCGAAAGACATTATCGGCTGGATCGATGCCCCGTCTGTTGAACTTTCAAACCAGCTGATGCATCACCCTGACATCAACCTGATTCTCGCCACTGGCGGTCCGGGCATGGTGAAAGCAGCATACAGCTCCGGTAAACCGGCGATTGGTGTCGGTGCCGGTAACACGCCGGTAGTGATTGATGAAACCGCCGATGTGAAACGTGCCGTTGCCTCCATTCTGATGTCAAAAACCTTTGATAACGGGGTGATCTGCGCCTCTGAACAATCTGTCATTGTGGTTGATTCAGTTTATGATGCCGTGCGTGAACGTTTCGCCAGCCATGGCGGCTACATGCTGCAGGGTGCTGAACTAAGCGCCGTACAGAATATCATCCTCAAAAACGGCGGTCTGAATGCGGCGATCGTGGGTCAGCCTGCCTTCAAAATTGCAGAGATGGCCGGTCTCACCGTGCCGCCGAGCACCAAGATCCTGATTGGTGAAGTGAAACTGGTGGATGAGTCTGAGCCATTTGCCCACGAAAAACTCTCACCTACCCTCGCAATGTATCGGGCAAAAGATTTCCAGGATGCTGTAGATAAAGCCGAGAAACTGGTCGCCATGGGCGGTATCGGTCACACCTCCTGCCTTTACACCGACCAGGATAACCAGACTGAGCGCGTGCACTACTTCGGCGACAAAATGAAAACCGCGCGTATTCTGATCAACACCCCGGCCTCTCAGGGCGGTATCGGTGACCTCTACAACTTTAAACTGGCGCCGTCTCTGACGCTGGGTTGTGGTTCCTGGGGCGGTAACTCTATTTCAGAGAACGTCGGTCCAAAACACCTGATCAATACCAAAACTGTCGCCAAGCGAGCTGAGAATATGTTGTGGCATAAACTTCCTAAATCCATCTACTTCCGTCGGGGTTCACTGCCAATTGCGCTGGAAGAGGTGGCAACGGACGGCGCGAAACGTGCCTTTATCGTCACTGACCGCTTCCTGTTCAATAACGGTTATGCTGACCAGGTGACCCGCGTGCTGAAATCACACGGCATCGAGACTGAAGTATTCTTCGAAGTTGAAGCTGACCCAACGCTGAGCATCGTACGTAAAGGTGCAGAGCAGATGAACAGCTTTAAACCTGACGTCATCATTGCCCTGGGCGGCGGTTCCCCAATGGATGCCGCGAAAATCATGTGGGTGATGTACGAACATCCCGAAACCCATTTCGAAGAGCTGGCGTTACGTTTCATGGACATCCGTAAACGTATCTACAAGTTCCCAAAAATGGGCGTCAAAGCACGCATGGTTGCCATCACGACTACCTCAGGTACCGGTTCAGAGGTCACACCGTTCGCTGTGGTAACCGACGATGCGACCGGTCAGAAATATCCTCTGGCTGACTATGCATTGACACCAGATATGGCAATTGTCGATGCCAACCTGGTGATGGATATGCCACGTTCACTCTGCGCCTTCGGTGGTCTGGATGCAGTCACCCATGCTCTGGAAGCCTATGTTTCTGTGCTGGCGAATGAATACTCTGATGGTCAGGCGCTGCAGGCACTGAAACTGCTGAAAGAGAACCTGCCGGCCAGCTATGCCGAAGGCGCTAAAAATCCGGTGGCGCGTGAACGCGTACACAATGCCGCAACTATCGCCGGTATTGCGTTTGCCAACGCATTCCTCGGGGTCTGTCACTCAATGGCACACAAACTGGGTTCAGAGTTCCATATCCCACACGGCCTGGCTAATGCCCTGTTAATCTCGAACGTTATTCGCTACAACGCGAATGACAACCCGACTAAACAGACCGCATTCAGCCAGTATGATCGTCCGCAGGCGCGTCGTCGCTACGCAGAGATTGCTGACCACTTAGGTCTGAGCGCACCAGGCGACCGCACCGCGCAGAAAATTGAGAAGCTGCTGGTATGGCTGGACGAGATCAAAACTGAACTCGGTATTCCGACCTCAATCCGCGAAGCCGGTGTGCAGGAAGCGGACTTCCTGGCGAAAGTCGATAAACTGGCCGATGATGCGTTCGATGACCAGTGTACCGGCGCGAACCCACGCTATCCGCTGATTGCTGAGCTGAAACAGATTATGCTCGATACCTACTACGGACGTGAATTTGTCGAACCGTTCTCAAGTGTCGCCGAAGCTGTCTCTGAGCAGCCGGTGAAAGGCGTGAAGGTTGATAAGAAAGTGAAGAAAGTCTGA
- a CDS encoding YchE family NAAT transporter has translation MNPALLDLSGYIKFFVGLFALVNPVGIIPVFISMTRYQGVAERNKTNLTANLAVAIILWTSLFLGDAILHVFGISIDSFRIAGGILVVTIAMSMISGKLGEDKQNKQEKSETAIRESVGVVPLALPLMAGPGAISSTIVWSTRYHSWLNLLGFTLAIAIFAFCCWLLFRAAPLMVRILGQTGINVITRIMGLLLMALGIEFVVTGMKSIFPGLLN, from the coding sequence GTGAATCCAGCGCTGTTAGATCTATCAGGCTACATAAAATTTTTTGTCGGGCTCTTTGCGCTGGTCAATCCGGTAGGCATTATTCCGGTGTTCATCAGCATGACCCGTTATCAGGGGGTAGCTGAGCGTAACAAAACCAACCTTACAGCTAATCTGGCCGTTGCCATTATTCTCTGGACGTCACTTTTCCTCGGCGATGCGATTCTGCATGTGTTTGGCATCTCGATTGATTCCTTCCGGATTGCGGGCGGGATTCTGGTCGTCACCATTGCCATGTCGATGATCAGCGGCAAGCTGGGCGAGGATAAGCAGAACAAACAGGAGAAGTCAGAAACGGCGATTCGTGAAAGCGTGGGGGTTGTGCCGCTGGCATTGCCACTCATGGCGGGGCCGGGTGCCATCAGCTCAACCATCGTCTGGAGTACCCGCTACCACAGCTGGCTCAATCTGCTGGGATTCACCCTGGCCATTGCTATTTTTGCCTTCTGCTGCTGGCTGCTGTTCCGCGCCGCGCCGTTAATGGTGCGCATTCTTGGGCAGACCGGTATCAACGTCATTACCCGAATTATGGGCCTGTTACTGATGGCGCTGGGTATTGAATTTGTTGTGACCGGCATGAAGTCGATTTTCCCCGGCTTGCTGAACTAG
- a CDS encoding ABC transporter substrate-binding protein: MKNLQQQRSAIALFLFTAFSPAYAATIPPGTVLAAQQQIVINNGSEVSSLDPHKTEGVPESNVIHNLLDGLVNTDNRGQVVPGVARSWENPQPTVWIFTLRDDAKWSNGEPVTAADFVYSWRRLVDPKTASPYSSYLQAAHFAGIDAILAGKASPDQLGVKALDAHRLQITLSEPVPYLVAMLAHTAMKPVYAPAIKQWGDAWTRPGHYIGNGAYTLSDWVVNEKIVVTRNPLYWDNAHTVIEQGTFLPIASENSDINRYRSGGTDITNSAIPPEMFGKLRKELGDEVKVSPLLCTFYYEINNKKAPFTDARVRAALKMTLDREVIANKIMAQGQIPAYSLTPPFTAGIKLSPPEWFTWTQAQRNEAAKKLLAEAGFDASHPLNFTLLYNTSDQNKRQAIAAASMWQKNLGAKVTLQNQEWKTMLETRHQAQYDVVRATWCADYNEPSTFLNMLISNASINTAFYSSATFDRLMAETLTAGSEAQRVDLYQQAETQLDKDSPIVPVYYRVSVRLVKPWVGGFTGKDPQDMTDLKYYFIKQH, encoded by the coding sequence ATGAAAAACTTGCAACAACAGCGGTCAGCAATCGCACTCTTTTTGTTCACGGCTTTTTCTCCGGCTTATGCCGCCACCATTCCGCCTGGAACGGTTCTGGCCGCCCAACAGCAAATAGTGATCAACAACGGAAGCGAAGTCTCTTCGCTGGATCCACATAAAACCGAAGGCGTGCCGGAATCTAATGTTATCCATAACCTGCTGGATGGCCTGGTTAACACCGATAACCGCGGTCAGGTTGTGCCGGGCGTCGCCAGAAGCTGGGAAAATCCACAACCCACGGTCTGGATTTTTACTCTGCGTGATGATGCAAAGTGGAGCAATGGCGAACCGGTGACGGCCGCTGATTTCGTTTATAGCTGGCGTCGGCTGGTGGACCCGAAAACAGCATCGCCATATTCCAGCTATCTGCAGGCAGCTCATTTTGCCGGTATTGATGCCATCCTCGCCGGTAAAGCATCACCCGATCAATTGGGCGTAAAAGCACTTGATGCCCATCGCCTGCAGATTACCCTGAGTGAACCCGTGCCTTACCTGGTGGCGATGTTAGCGCACACGGCGATGAAGCCGGTTTATGCGCCAGCCATTAAGCAGTGGGGCGACGCCTGGACCCGTCCCGGTCACTACATCGGTAACGGTGCCTATACACTGAGCGACTGGGTGGTGAATGAAAAAATCGTTGTGACGCGTAATCCCCTCTACTGGGACAATGCGCATACGGTGATTGAGCAGGGGACCTTCCTGCCGATCGCTTCTGAAAACAGTGACATTAATCGCTATCGCAGTGGCGGCACGGATATCACTAACAGTGCGATACCGCCAGAGATGTTTGGCAAGCTGCGCAAAGAGCTGGGTGATGAAGTCAAAGTCAGTCCGCTGCTTTGCACCTTCTACTACGAAATCAACAACAAAAAAGCGCCGTTCACCGATGCACGGGTGCGCGCTGCGCTGAAAATGACCCTCGATCGCGAGGTGATTGCCAATAAGATCATGGCTCAGGGACAGATTCCGGCCTATAGCCTCACGCCACCGTTCACGGCTGGTATTAAGCTATCCCCGCCTGAATGGTTCACCTGGACCCAGGCGCAGCGTAATGAGGCGGCGAAAAAGCTGCTGGCAGAGGCGGGTTTTGATGCCAGCCATCCGCTGAACTTTACGCTGCTCTATAACACCTCTGATCAAAATAAGCGGCAGGCGATTGCCGCCGCGTCGATGTGGCAGAAAAATCTGGGCGCGAAGGTGACGCTGCAGAATCAGGAGTGGAAAACCATGCTGGAGACCCGTCATCAGGCCCAGTATGACGTGGTACGTGCCACCTGGTGTGCCGATTACAACGAGCCCTCCACCTTCCTGAACATGCTGATCAGTAACGCCTCGATCAACACCGCGTTTTACAGCAGCGCGACCTTCGATCGCTTAATGGCGGAAACGTTGACGGCGGGCAGCGAGGCGCAGCGCGTCGACCTGTATCAGCAGGCTGAAACACAACTCGACAAAGACTCACCAATTGTGCCAGTTTACTACCGCGTAAGTGTGCGCCTGGTAAAGCCCTGGGTTGGCGGCTTTACGGGCAAAGACCCGCAGGACATGACAGACCTGAAGTACTATTTCATCAAACAACACTGA